The following proteins come from a genomic window of Bradyrhizobium paxllaeri:
- a CDS encoding serine O-acetyltransferase, with product MNYIFNISAILLSAIERYQYHRARTGLLARVAQKYFIFKHLIFTIITGSDINPHAKLGRRLFLPHPNGVTVHADVVIGNDCIIMQQVTIGQLSVGGVPTVGNNVYIGAGAKVLGPVRIGDNAKIGANSVVLNDVPAGRTAVGIPATLTVQLPTPGTVAVRSEH from the coding sequence ATGAATTATATATTCAACATCAGTGCGATTCTGCTTTCAGCTATTGAGCGTTATCAATACCATCGGGCGCGCACAGGGCTTCTTGCTCGGGTTGCGCAGAAATACTTTATCTTCAAGCATCTAATCTTCACTATTATCACCGGTTCCGACATTAATCCTCATGCCAAGCTTGGAAGACGGCTTTTTCTTCCGCATCCAAACGGCGTGACCGTTCATGCCGACGTGGTAATTGGGAACGATTGTATCATCATGCAGCAGGTGACTATCGGGCAATTGTCCGTTGGTGGCGTTCCAACCGTCGGAAATAACGTCTATATCGGCGCAGGTGCGAAGGTCCTCGGCCCAGTTAGAATCGGCGATAATGCCAAGATTGGCGCTAATAGCGTCGTTTTGAACGACGTTCCGGCGGGTAGGACAGCCGTCGGCATTCCGGCAACCCTGACTGTGCAACTTCCCACCCCCGGGACGGTTGCGGTGCGGTCGGAGCACTAA
- a CDS encoding VirK/YbjX family protein: MSKFVHSGGRLDTLRRLSLVAKSYKHRSELGNLLGGRSSTSLIRLFNERPETIGVLVWPYQCASWDTATRLKRLREHFDCVEKLAAPFNLGPNERMVVADLSFIRAGLRVVIDQPIWFLREGNLVINFFVDRVRMYSLAFSLYEEEGTLTATIGSIQGRDREDAVEEYRYLTKQAHGMRPRDFLFEVFCMVCSYLAIERVYAVTNEDRHHTHPYFGNRIQKTSADYNEIWEERGGVRKNNSLYLLSVTERRRNLEEIPQKKRGMYRKRYEMLDRVRNVLTEGVKQLNANPVSAPHEQFDL; encoded by the coding sequence GCTGTCGCTGGTGGCCAAAAGCTATAAACACCGTTCGGAACTTGGGAACCTACTAGGGGGCCGATCGAGCACTAGTTTAATCCGCCTTTTCAACGAGCGTCCCGAGACTATCGGAGTGCTAGTCTGGCCCTATCAATGTGCCTCTTGGGACACCGCCACGAGGTTGAAACGGCTCAGAGAGCATTTCGATTGCGTCGAAAAACTTGCGGCACCTTTTAACCTTGGACCGAATGAACGGATGGTCGTGGCGGACCTCTCGTTTATTAGGGCGGGACTTCGAGTAGTCATTGATCAGCCCATCTGGTTCCTAAGGGAAGGCAATCTCGTCATAAACTTTTTTGTTGATCGCGTGAGAATGTATTCGTTGGCGTTCTCATTATACGAGGAAGAAGGAACTCTAACCGCAACGATAGGTAGTATTCAAGGGCGCGACCGAGAGGATGCCGTTGAGGAATATCGATACTTGACTAAACAAGCGCACGGCATGAGACCAAGGGACTTTCTTTTCGAAGTGTTCTGTATGGTGTGTTCGTATCTCGCGATCGAACGCGTATATGCCGTGACCAATGAAGACCGGCACCATACTCATCCGTATTTTGGGAACAGAATCCAAAAGACATCTGCCGACTATAACGAAATATGGGAAGAAAGAGGCGGCGTTCGAAAGAACAATTCGCTTTATTTGCTCAGTGTTACGGAAAGGAGAAGAAATCTGGAAGAAATCCCGCAGAAGAAGCGCGGCATGTATCGTAAGCGGTATGAGATGTTAGATCGGGTTCGAAACGTTCTTACGGAAGGCGTGAAGCAATTGAACGCAAATCCGGTTTCAGCGCCGCACGAACAATTCGATCTATGA